A genomic stretch from Megachile rotundata isolate GNS110a chromosome 1, iyMegRotu1, whole genome shotgun sequence includes:
- the TpnCIIIa gene encoding troponin C type IIIa: MDDLTKDQIALLKKAFDAFDATKKGSIGTDMVGTILTMLGYELSEKTLKEIIQEVDEDGSGQLEFEEFCTLAARFLVEEDSEAMQQELREAFRLYDKEGNGYITTAVFRDILHELDDKLTPQELDMMIEEIDADGSGTLDFDEFMEVMTGGDD, encoded by the exons ATG GATGACCTGACCAAAGATCAAATTGCCC TGTTGAAGAAGGCTTTCGACGCCTTCGACGCAACAAAGAAGGGTAGCATCGGCACTGACATGGTGGGCACAATATTGACCATGTTGGGTTACGAACTCAGCGAGAAAACACTGAAGGAAATCATTCAGGAAGTTGACGAAGATG GTTCTGGTCAACTGGAATTCGAGGAGTTCTGCACGCTGGCCGCAAGATTCTTGGTGGAAGAAGATTCCGAAGCGATGCAGCAGGAATTACGCGAAGCATTCCGATTGTACGACAAAGAGGGTAACGGTTACATAACCACGGCTGTGTTTCGTGACATTCTCCACGAGTTGGACGACAAACTGACGCCACAGGAGCTAGACATGATGATCGAGGAGATCGACGCTGACGGCTCGGGAACACTCGACTTCGACG AGTTCATGGAAGTCATGACTGGCGGTGACGACTAA